A genomic segment from Nocardia cyriacigeorgica GUH-2 encodes:
- the metX gene encoding homoserine O-acetyltransferase MetX, with protein MTVSADHSSPRLTAAELPPPDGRLGIIAVGDIALENGATVPDVHLAVQRWGELSPGLDNVVLVEHALTGDSHVVGGPDEIHPQPGWWEGMVGPGAPLDTDEWCIVATNVLGGCKGSTGPSSPAPDGKPWGSRFPEISIRDQVTAEAALLDRLGVERLAAVVGGSMGGMRVLEWMIGAPERVASALVLAVGARATADQIGTQTTQIAAIQADPDWQGGDYHDTGRAPTTGMGIARRIAHLSYRTEAELDHRFENRPQGDEDPWRGGRYAVQSYLEYQAEKLCKRFDPATYVLLSEAMNRHDVGRGRGGIAAALASTPVPCVVGGVDSDRLYPLHTQQELADGLPGCQGLEVVHSRDGHDGFLTEAAAVSKLLIQTMNLARNAR; from the coding sequence GTGACCGTGAGCGCCGACCACAGCAGCCCCCGCCTGACGGCGGCCGAGTTGCCGCCGCCGGACGGGCGCCTCGGCATCATCGCCGTCGGGGATATCGCGCTGGAGAACGGCGCGACCGTCCCCGACGTGCACCTGGCCGTGCAGCGCTGGGGTGAGTTGTCGCCCGGCCTGGACAACGTGGTGCTGGTGGAGCACGCCCTCACCGGCGATTCCCACGTGGTCGGCGGGCCCGACGAGATCCACCCGCAGCCCGGCTGGTGGGAGGGCATGGTCGGGCCCGGCGCGCCGCTGGACACCGACGAGTGGTGCATCGTGGCGACGAACGTGCTCGGCGGCTGTAAGGGCAGCACCGGGCCGTCCTCGCCGGCGCCGGACGGCAAGCCGTGGGGTTCACGGTTCCCGGAGATCTCCATCCGTGACCAGGTGACCGCCGAGGCCGCGCTGTTGGACCGGCTCGGCGTCGAGCGGCTGGCCGCCGTGGTCGGCGGGTCGATGGGCGGCATGCGGGTGCTGGAGTGGATGATCGGCGCGCCCGAGCGGGTCGCGTCGGCGCTGGTGCTCGCGGTGGGCGCCCGCGCGACCGCCGATCAGATCGGCACCCAGACCACTCAGATCGCGGCCATCCAGGCCGACCCGGACTGGCAGGGCGGCGACTATCACGACACCGGTCGCGCGCCGACCACCGGGATGGGCATCGCCCGGCGCATCGCGCATCTGAGCTACCGCACCGAGGCCGAGCTGGACCACCGGTTCGAGAACCGGCCGCAGGGCGATGAGGATCCGTGGCGCGGCGGCCGGTACGCGGTGCAGAGCTACCTGGAGTACCAGGCCGAAAAGCTGTGCAAGCGTTTCGATCCGGCGACCTATGTGCTGCTCAGCGAGGCCATGAACCGGCACGATGTCGGGCGCGGACGCGGCGGTATCGCCGCGGCGCTGGCCAGTACGCCGGTGCCGTGCGTGGTCGGTGGGGTCGATTCCGATCGGCTGTACCCGCTCCACACCCAGCAGGAGCTGGCCGACGGGCTGCCCGGCTGTCAGGGGCTCGAGGTCGTGCACTCCCGCGATGGGCACGACGGGTTCCTCACCGAGGCCGCGGCGGTGTCGAAGCTGCTGATCCAGACCATGAACCTGGCCCGCAACGCGCGCTGA
- a CDS encoding TetR/AcrR family transcriptional regulator — MARTALSKPARRTQEQRSSEMRVRLLDATIDCLVEYGYAGTTTPRVAERAGVTRGAQVHHFGSKNDLVVAAISHLAQRRAETAMRDMGRVENVDDPVDAALEFLWELHQGPLFIATVELWVAGRTDPVLAAAMEKVEPFVNNAVLLAVARFVPDEVRRKDARDFVYTAMDALRGILISNFIDPDPDRARRRWGRACAHLRTIAAAALTPAVSPE; from the coding sequence ATGGCCAGAACCGCACTCTCCAAGCCCGCGCGCCGCACTCAGGAGCAGCGCAGTAGTGAGATGCGGGTGCGGCTGCTCGACGCCACCATCGACTGCCTGGTCGAGTACGGCTACGCGGGGACGACGACGCCGCGGGTCGCCGAACGCGCCGGCGTCACCCGTGGTGCGCAGGTGCACCACTTCGGGTCCAAGAACGACCTGGTGGTGGCGGCCATCAGTCACCTCGCGCAGCGCCGGGCCGAGACCGCCATGCGCGATATGGGCCGGGTGGAGAACGTCGACGATCCGGTCGACGCCGCCCTGGAATTCCTCTGGGAGCTGCACCAGGGTCCGCTGTTCATCGCCACCGTCGAGCTGTGGGTGGCCGGGCGCACCGATCCGGTGCTGGCGGCTGCGATGGAGAAGGTAGAGCCGTTCGTCAACAACGCGGTCCTGCTCGCGGTGGCGCGATTCGTCCCGGATGAGGTGCGGCGCAAGGACGCCCGCGATTTCGTCTATACCGCGATGGACGCCCTGCGCGGCATCCTGATCTCGAACTTCATCGACCCCGATCCCGACCGGGCGCGCCGGCGCTGGGGTCGCGCCTGCGCACATCTGCGCACGATCGCGGCGGCGGCCCTCACACCGGCGGTTTCCCCGGAGTAG
- a CDS encoding bifunctional o-acetylhomoserine/o-acetylserine sulfhydrylase → MTDTTTPDPTASWSFETKQIHAGQVPDAGTGARALPIYQTTSYAFRDTDHAAALFGLAEPGNIYTRIMNPTQDAVEQRIAALEGGVAALLVASGQAAETFAILNLAGAGDHIVSSPHLYGGTYNLFRYSLPKLGIEVSFVDDPDDLEQWKAAVRPNTKAFFGETIANPSSVVFDIPGIAAVAHAAGVPLIVDNTVATPYLIQPLAHGADIVVHSATKYLGGHGAAVAGVIVDGGTFDWTTTDTNGQSRFPGFTTPDPSYHGAVFADLGAPAYALKARVQLLRDLGSAISPFNAFLIAQGIETLSLRIERHVTNAVAVAQFLTEQPQVESVAYAGLPSSPWYERGRQLAPKGVGAIVSFELAGGVDAGKKFVDALTLHSHVANIGDVRSLVIHPASTTHSQLTPEQQLAAGVTPGLVRLAVGIEGIDDILTDLRAGLTAAAT, encoded by the coding sequence TTGACCGACACCACCACGCCCGATCCCACCGCTTCCTGGTCGTTCGAGACCAAGCAGATCCACGCGGGTCAGGTCCCCGACGCCGGCACCGGTGCCCGTGCACTGCCGATCTATCAGACGACCTCTTACGCGTTCCGCGATACCGATCATGCGGCGGCGTTGTTCGGGTTGGCCGAGCCCGGCAATATCTACACCCGGATCATGAACCCCACCCAGGACGCGGTGGAGCAGCGCATCGCCGCCCTCGAGGGCGGTGTCGCGGCGCTGCTGGTGGCGTCGGGGCAGGCCGCGGAGACCTTCGCGATTCTCAACCTGGCCGGTGCGGGCGATCACATCGTGTCCAGCCCGCACCTGTACGGCGGCACCTACAACCTGTTCCGCTACAGCCTGCCCAAGCTCGGCATCGAGGTGTCGTTCGTGGACGACCCCGACGATCTGGAGCAGTGGAAGGCCGCCGTGCGGCCCAACACCAAGGCCTTCTTCGGCGAGACCATCGCCAACCCGAGCAGCGTGGTCTTCGACATCCCCGGCATCGCCGCGGTCGCGCACGCGGCCGGGGTGCCGTTGATCGTGGACAACACCGTCGCCACCCCCTACCTCATCCAGCCCCTCGCGCACGGTGCCGACATCGTGGTGCACTCGGCCACCAAATACCTCGGCGGCCACGGCGCCGCGGTCGCCGGGGTGATCGTCGACGGCGGCACCTTCGACTGGACCACCACCGACACCAACGGTCAGTCCCGCTTCCCCGGGTTCACCACCCCGGATCCCAGCTATCACGGCGCGGTCTTCGCCGACCTCGGCGCCCCCGCCTACGCGTTGAAAGCCCGCGTCCAACTCCTGCGCGACCTCGGCTCGGCCATCTCACCGTTCAACGCCTTCCTCATCGCCCAAGGCATCGAAACCCTGAGCCTGCGCATCGAACGCCACGTCACCAACGCGGTCGCTGTCGCCCAGTTCCTCACCGAACAGCCGCAGGTGGAATCGGTCGCCTACGCCGGACTACCCTCCTCACCCTGGTACGAACGCGGCCGCCAACTCGCCCCCAAAGGCGTCGGGGCGATCGTGTCGTTCGAACTGGCCGGAGGGGTCGACGCCGGCAAGAAATTCGTCGACGCGCTGACCCTGCACTCCCACGTCGCCAACATCGGCGACGTGCGGTCGCTGGTCATCCACCCCGCCTCCACCACCCACTCCCAACTCACCCCCGAACAACAACTCGCCGCAGGCGTCACCCCCGGACTCGTCCGCCTCGCCGTCGGCATCGAAGGAATCGACGACATCCTCACCGACCTGCGGGCCGGACTGACGGCGGCGGCGACGTGA
- a CDS encoding NADP-dependent isocitrate dehydrogenase: MSKIKVEGTVVELDGDEMTRIIWQFIKDKLIHPYLDVNLEYYDLGIEYRDKTDDQVTVDAANAIKKHGVGVKCATITPDEARVEEFGLKKMWRSPNGTIRNILGGTIFRAPIIISNVPRLVPGWTKPIIIGRHAFGDQYRATDFKVFQGGTVTLTFTPDDGSEPIVHEVVKMPEDGGVVMGMYNFKKSIEDFARASFNYGLQQNYPVYMSTKNTILKAYDGMFKDTFQEIFDAEFKSQFDAAGLTYEHRLIDDMVASSMKWEGGYVWACKNYDGDVQSDTVAQGFGSLGLMTSVLLTPDGQTCEAEAAHGTVTRHYRQHQQGKPTSTNPIASIFAWTRGLEHRGKLDNTPEVIGFAQTLEDVVIKTVEGGQMTKDLALLVGGDQGYLTTEEFLAALDANLARALR, from the coding sequence ATGTCCAAGATCAAGGTTGAAGGCACCGTCGTAGAACTCGACGGCGACGAGATGACCCGGATCATCTGGCAGTTCATCAAGGACAAGCTGATCCACCCGTACCTCGATGTGAACCTCGAGTATTACGACCTCGGCATCGAGTACCGCGACAAGACCGACGACCAGGTCACGGTCGACGCCGCCAACGCCATCAAGAAGCACGGCGTCGGCGTGAAGTGTGCCACCATCACCCCCGACGAGGCCCGGGTCGAGGAATTCGGTCTCAAGAAGATGTGGCGGTCGCCCAACGGCACCATCCGCAACATTCTCGGCGGCACGATCTTCCGCGCGCCGATCATCATCTCCAACGTTCCGCGCCTGGTGCCCGGCTGGACCAAGCCGATCATCATCGGCCGTCACGCCTTCGGTGACCAGTACCGCGCCACCGACTTCAAGGTGTTCCAGGGCGGCACCGTCACCCTGACCTTCACCCCCGACGACGGCAGCGAGCCGATCGTGCACGAGGTCGTGAAGATGCCCGAGGACGGCGGCGTCGTCATGGGTATGTACAACTTCAAGAAGTCGATCGAGGATTTCGCGCGCGCGTCGTTCAACTACGGGCTGCAGCAGAACTACCCGGTCTACATGTCGACGAAGAACACCATCCTGAAGGCCTACGACGGCATGTTCAAGGACACCTTCCAGGAGATCTTCGACGCCGAGTTCAAGAGCCAGTTCGACGCGGCGGGCCTGACCTACGAGCACCGCCTCATCGACGACATGGTGGCCTCCTCGATGAAGTGGGAGGGTGGCTACGTCTGGGCCTGCAAGAACTACGACGGCGACGTGCAGTCCGACACGGTGGCGCAGGGCTTCGGTTCGCTGGGCCTGATGACCTCGGTGCTGCTGACCCCGGACGGCCAGACCTGTGAGGCCGAGGCCGCGCACGGCACCGTCACCCGGCACTACCGCCAGCACCAGCAGGGCAAGCCGACCTCGACCAACCCGATCGCGTCGATTTTCGCCTGGACCCGCGGCCTCGAGCACCGCGGCAAGCTGGACAACACCCCCGAGGTGATCGGTTTCGCGCAGACCCTCGAAGACGTGGTCATCAAGACCGTCGAGGGTGGTCAGATGACCAAGGACCTCGCGCTGCTCGTCGGCGGTGACCAGGGCTACCTGACCACCGAGGAATTCCTGGCGGCGCTGGACGCCAACCTGGCGCGCGCCCTCCGCTGA